The Methanothermobacter tenebrarum genome has a segment encoding these proteins:
- a CDS encoding U32 family peptidase: protein MVELLAPARDFPSISAALKNGADAIYIGMEGCNLRANISNFSLEEIKEATKIIHDNNARVYVCTNTILKDKDLEDLESKLPSLHSFEVDAVIVSDLGAIDLAIDNGLNVHVSVQANISNTRSLNVLKKIGAKRVILSRELSLDEIKEIVKKSPLEVEVFVHGALCMAISGRCLLSYYLYGKSANNGECLQPCRKPWKLTSEDETLILESGQGNIKTYILSPRDLCMIKHIPSLIDAGIHALKIEGRARPADYVATVTRVYREAINSHLQGSWKFKKEWIDELRKVFNRGFEEGFYFKKPKQGPPQNQAKYVKKDIGQVLNYYRKVGAAEIRLWDKIKIGDEIIIQGKTTGSLTDKVKSLQINGRDVKKAEKCRVGVKVKSRVRPGDLVYKRVKRE from the coding sequence ATGGTCGAACTTTTAGCACCTGCCAGAGATTTCCCCTCAATCTCTGCAGCCCTTAAAAATGGTGCCGACGCAATCTATATTGGCATGGAAGGTTGTAACTTACGTGCTAACATATCCAATTTCAGCCTAGAGGAGATAAAAGAAGCCACTAAGATAATCCATGACAACAACGCAAGGGTATATGTTTGTACAAATACCATCCTCAAGGACAAGGATCTTGAAGATCTAGAATCGAAACTACCATCACTACACAGCTTTGAAGTAGACGCCGTAATAGTATCAGATCTCGGAGCCATTGACCTGGCCATAGATAATGGGCTTAACGTCCATGTAAGCGTCCAAGCCAACATATCCAATACTAGAAGTTTGAATGTGCTCAAAAAAATAGGGGCAAAAAGGGTTATATTATCAAGGGAACTGTCACTTGATGAGATAAAAGAGATCGTGAAGAAATCCCCCTTGGAGGTTGAGGTCTTCGTTCATGGAGCCCTTTGCATGGCAATATCTGGGCGCTGCCTCCTAAGCTACTACCTTTATGGTAAAAGTGCGAATAATGGGGAATGCCTCCAACCATGCAGAAAACCATGGAAGCTAACATCAGAAGATGAGACACTAATACTAGAATCTGGCCAAGGGAATATCAAAACTTATATTTTAAGTCCAAGAGACCTTTGCATGATAAAACATATACCTTCATTGATTGATGCTGGCATCCACGCCCTTAAAATCGAGGGGAGGGCAAGACCAGCAGACTATGTTGCAACAGTAACACGAGTTTACAGAGAAGCTATAAACTCCCACCTTCAAGGTTCATGGAAATTCAAAAAAGAATGGATAGATGAACTTAGAAAAGTATTCAACAGAGGATTCGAAGAAGGCTTCTACTTTAAAAAACCAAAACAAGGCCCTCCACAGAACCAAGCTAAGTATGTTAAAAAGGACATAGGCCAAGTCCTAAATTATTATAGGAAAGTTGGCGCGGCTGAAATCAGACTCTGGGACAAAATCAAGATAGGAGATGAGATAATAATCCAAGGGAAAACCACAGGTTCATTAACAGATAAGGTCAAATCATTACAGATAAATGGAAGGGACGTTAAAAAAGCCGAAAAATGCAGAGTCGGGGTCAAAGTAAAAAGTAGGGTAAGACCCGGAGATTTGGTATATAAAAGAGTAAAAAGAGAATAG
- the purF gene encoding amidophosphoribosyltransferase, whose product MKDKCGIVGIYSSDKNKNIAPHIYYGLYALQHRGQESAGISTSDGKRFYTHKGMGLVYEVFNGKKLKKLKGNIGIGHVRYSTTGKSRIENSQPFHNKIDGLDIAIAHNGDIINSRELRRELEKEGYTFKSTTDSEVISYLIRREYQKDNNMIKAIERTSKQLIGSYSLVILFNHELYVVRDPLGIKPLALAEKDSTRMVASESVAFDVIGAEYQRDVKPGEIIHLNNEESHIIKGSEKMRRAHCMFEYVYFARPDSIIDGRNVYEVRLKIGRALYREHPVDVDVVMPVPDSAITAAIGYSRESGIPYGEGLIKNRYVGRTFIMPTQEERETAVKLKMNPIKSELKNKRIVLIDDSIVRGTTSKALIDVLKGAGAREIHLRIGCPPIKSPCYYGIAMATKKELIASNKTIKEIRDILGVDSLGYLSIKSLVEAIGISKEDLCTGCLDGKYPTPIPL is encoded by the coding sequence TTGAAGGACAAATGTGGTATAGTGGGCATATACTCTTCTGATAAGAACAAAAATATAGCCCCCCACATTTATTATGGACTCTACGCACTCCAACATCGCGGACAAGAATCAGCAGGGATATCAACTTCGGATGGCAAAAGGTTCTACACACACAAGGGGATGGGATTAGTATATGAAGTCTTCAACGGCAAAAAATTGAAAAAACTCAAAGGTAACATTGGAATCGGACATGTAAGATACTCCACAACAGGAAAATCCAGGATAGAAAATTCACAACCATTCCATAATAAAATAGACGGCTTAGATATTGCCATAGCCCACAATGGGGACATAATAAACTCAAGGGAACTTCGAAGAGAATTGGAAAAGGAAGGCTACACCTTCAAATCAACCACAGATTCCGAGGTTATCAGTTACTTGATCAGGAGGGAATATCAAAAGGACAACAACATGATAAAAGCCATTGAAAGAACATCAAAACAGCTCATAGGATCATACTCCCTCGTAATACTCTTTAACCATGAATTATATGTTGTAAGAGACCCCCTAGGAATAAAACCATTAGCATTAGCAGAGAAGGATAGTACAAGGATGGTGGCATCCGAGAGCGTGGCATTCGATGTTATAGGCGCCGAATACCAAAGAGACGTCAAACCAGGGGAAATAATCCACCTAAACAATGAAGAGTCACATATCATCAAAGGCTCCGAGAAAATGAGAAGAGCCCACTGCATGTTCGAATACGTATATTTCGCACGACCAGACAGCATCATCGACGGCAGAAACGTCTACGAAGTAAGATTAAAAATAGGAAGAGCACTCTACAGAGAACACCCAGTAGACGTGGACGTGGTGATGCCAGTACCAGACTCCGCCATAACAGCCGCAATTGGCTACTCGCGAGAATCAGGGATACCCTATGGTGAAGGCCTTATAAAGAACCGTTATGTAGGCCGCACGTTCATCATGCCAACCCAAGAAGAAAGAGAGACCGCAGTCAAACTCAAAATGAACCCTATAAAATCAGAACTCAAAAACAAGAGGATAGTGCTAATAGATGATAGTATAGTCCGGGGCACAACATCCAAAGCCCTCATAGACGTCCTTAAAGGGGCTGGAGCACGTGAAATACACCTTAGGATAGGATGCCCCCCTATAAAATCGCCTTGTTATTATGGTATTGCAATGGCAACAAAAAAGGAACTTATAGCATCCAATAAAACAATCAAAGAAATAAGGGACATACTAGGCGTCGACTCACTAGGTTATCTGAGCATAAAATCCCTAGTGGAGGCTATTGGCATCAGCAAAGAAGATCTGTGCACCGGATGCCTCGATGGAAAATATCCCACCCCCATACCACTTTAA
- a CDS encoding CBS domain-containing protein, which yields MIKVEDAMQKNVITIKNDMKIEEAARILRENKISGAPVIDKKNRLVGMLSEGDIIRLLEVHSPKLNLILPSPLDLIELPIRMKHEYDEIVKGIKKASLTLVDEIMTRKLITVKPDQSISDAAELMDKHKIKRLPVVDDEGNLIGIITRGDIIGALVKT from the coding sequence TTGATAAAAGTAGAAGATGCGATGCAAAAAAATGTTATAACGATCAAAAACGACATGAAGATAGAAGAAGCCGCTAGAATATTAAGGGAGAATAAGATAAGTGGCGCCCCAGTTATAGACAAGAAGAATAGACTAGTTGGCATGCTAAGTGAAGGAGACATCATAAGACTCTTGGAAGTACACTCACCCAAATTAAACTTAATATTACCATCACCCCTAGACCTCATAGAACTCCCCATCAGAATGAAACATGAATATGATGAGATAGTAAAGGGGATAAAAAAGGCATCATTAACATTAGTTGATGAGATAATGACGCGAAAGCTCATCACAGTAAAACCAGACCAATCAATATCAGATGCTGCTGAACTCATGGACAAGCATAAAATAAAAAGACTACCAGTAGTGGACGATGAAGGCAACCTCATAGGGATCATCACAAGAGGCGATATTATAGGAGCACTAGTAAAAACATAG
- a CDS encoding toprim domain-containing protein — MLDNRGPIDVRIIVEGASDVESVSKALQDVSLGSEYHITISSIIPTTSLEIAKRAVEGADIVLIATDADATGRELAEKFQKSLKGNVGHVERVKLPYGHDVEYIDPRLMMEEIKNAIIRAGLSSIANIRKLRKLEEKVLQFKSEIDELANENSTLKDENNRLSNELEKIIEEKEELNSKLEELEEKFTNLQEDYRKIKEKYKELKSKSFLEMFPLHELWKDLFDEELEDEEKIVKVADTLKSENLIIGQGHIAAPSKEDAIACLRTIRTILFLMSRTEE, encoded by the coding sequence ATGTTAGATAATCGCGGCCCCATTGATGTTCGTATAATTGTTGAGGGAGCATCTGACGTGGAGAGTGTTTCAAAGGCTCTTCAAGATGTTTCGTTAGGCTCTGAGTATCATATCACAATCTCTTCGATAATACCAACCACTAGCCTAGAAATAGCTAAAAGGGCCGTTGAAGGCGCTGATATAGTGCTCATAGCCACGGATGCTGATGCTACTGGCAGAGAACTTGCAGAGAAGTTCCAGAAAAGCCTTAAGGGGAATGTGGGGCACGTTGAAAGGGTGAAATTACCCTATGGCCATGATGTAGAATATATTGACCCCCGGCTCATGATGGAAGAGATAAAAAATGCTATTATAAGAGCCGGTTTATCCTCAATCGCAAACATAAGAAAACTAAGAAAACTTGAAGAAAAAGTGCTCCAATTCAAGTCTGAAATAGATGAATTAGCCAATGAAAACAGCACATTAAAAGATGAGAACAACAGATTATCAAATGAATTGGAGAAAATCATAGAAGAGAAGGAGGAATTGAACTCTAAATTAGAGGAATTAGAAGAGAAGTTCACCAACCTTCAGGAAGACTACCGGAAAATTAAGGAAAAATACAAGGAACTTAAAAGTAAAAGCTTCCTTGAAATGTTTCCCCTACATGAATTATGGAAAGACCTCTTTGATGAAGAACTTGAAGATGAAGAGAAGATTGTAAAAGTGGCGGATACTCTTAAATCCGAAAATCTGATCATAGGACAAGGTCATATTGCAGCACCCTCAAAAGAGGATGCGATAGCTTGTTTGAGAACCATAAGGACAATCCTATTTTTAATGAGCAGGACAGAAGAGTGA